In the genome of Leptospira inadai serovar Lyme str. 10, one region contains:
- a CDS encoding response regulator, producing MFDTAYSRKLIIGFSLAALLIVAFGARIATEFPLFVLLDLKMPKVEGLEVLRTVKGDDSLKMIPVVMLTSSSEERDIVESYKLDVNSYMVKPVEFEKLAITVAEIGQYWCILNKSVP from the coding sequence ATGTTTGATACAGCTTATTCGAGAAAGTTAATCATCGGTTTTTCTTTAGCTGCCTTGCTGATCGTTGCGTTCGGCGCGCGAATCGCAACCGAATTCCCGTTGTTCGTATTATTAGATTTGAAAATGCCTAAAGTCGAAGGACTGGAAGTGCTCCGAACCGTGAAGGGCGACGATAGTTTAAAAATGATTCCCGTGGTAATGCTTACATCCTCGTCCGAAGAACGGGATATAGTAGAAAGTTATAAATTAGACGTAAATAGTTATATGGTTAAGCCGGTTGAATTCGAAAAGCTTGCGATCACCGTTGCGGAAATAGGACAATATTGGTGCATATTAAATAAATCGGTCCCTTAA
- the lvrB gene encoding hybrid histidine kinase/response regulator LvrB, translating into MKPLKFLFLEDSPTDLELIQRELKKGGIEYVSVHVQDRETYLRAIFEEKPDFIFSDFSLPDFDGLSALSLAKESCPTTPFIFVSGTYGEEAAIQTLTRGATDYVLKDRLVKLVPAFRRALRERDECKARLQAEKDKYDIEEQLRQSQKLEAMGFLAGAMAHEINNPIMTIIEYSKLLESGENDPEKVKRIASKIHNEAERISVMVKDLLRFARKEKSQYEKIDIRNTLIKMQSIVEQRIKMSSITLNLDISEEVFPVVCKEGQILQVLLNLVNNSVDSLNQRKEEYYEDKRVTLSVKMVDLGNKPLVRITVEDTGLGIPPELGRSVFNTFFTTKDADKGTGLGLSVSLSIVKEHGGYLSFESVPGEYTRFFLDLPVSS; encoded by the coding sequence ATGAAGCCATTGAAATTTTTATTTTTAGAAGACTCTCCCACGGACTTAGAGCTCATTCAACGAGAGCTGAAAAAAGGCGGAATAGAATATGTTTCGGTGCACGTTCAGGATAGAGAGACGTATTTAAGGGCGATCTTCGAAGAGAAACCCGATTTTATTTTTTCGGATTTTTCTCTTCCTGATTTTGACGGTCTATCCGCCTTGTCTCTCGCCAAGGAATCCTGTCCTACGACGCCTTTTATATTCGTTTCGGGGACATACGGCGAGGAGGCAGCTATCCAAACCCTTACAAGGGGAGCGACGGATTACGTATTGAAAGATCGTCTCGTAAAACTAGTGCCTGCGTTTCGTAGGGCTCTGAGAGAACGGGACGAATGCAAAGCTCGGCTTCAGGCGGAGAAGGATAAATACGATATAGAAGAGCAGCTGCGTCAAAGCCAGAAACTCGAAGCCATGGGCTTTCTCGCCGGGGCAATGGCCCATGAAATAAATAATCCAATTATGACAATTATAGAATATTCTAAACTTCTGGAATCCGGAGAAAACGACCCGGAAAAAGTCAAACGAATCGCTTCGAAGATTCATAATGAAGCGGAACGGATTTCGGTGATGGTCAAGGACTTGCTTCGATTTGCCCGCAAGGAAAAAAGCCAGTACGAAAAAATCGACATAAGGAATACTCTGATTAAAATGCAATCCATCGTCGAGCAGCGAATTAAAATGAGCAGCATCACCTTGAACTTGGATATCTCCGAGGAGGTTTTTCCCGTCGTATGCAAAGAGGGTCAGATTCTACAAGTGCTTCTGAACCTTGTGAATAATTCGGTGGATTCCTTGAATCAGCGTAAGGAAGAATACTATGAAGATAAGAGAGTGACTTTGTCGGTCAAAATGGTCGATCTCGGGAATAAGCCCTTGGTTAGGATCACTGTCGAAGATACCGGTTTAGGTATTCCCCCCGAACTCGGCAGGTCCGTTTTTAATACTTTTTTTACGACCAAGGACGCCGACAAAGGAACGGGCCTGGGATTATCCGTTAGTTTAAGCATCGTAAAAGAACATGGAGGGTATCTTTCGTTTGAAAGCGTTCCCGGCGAATACACGAGATTCTTTTTGGATTTGCCCGTATCCTCCTAA
- a CDS encoding lectin-like protein: MKRISIFWALALLLAAGNSLFASRGAVLPNPIDLFEKSPEAKAISIQRQIQIETNLPAHKALFYGTHNSYNSKAYAGPFFSYSFPNQQYSIGDQLRLGARFIELDVHYVLGAHFAKDFLLCHAQANGIGCNVFDRPVGNGLAEIQNWISQPQNRNEVLVLYFEDYLDNRADQFLGIVRSYLDPYLHQYSSGSCGEIPSPDNMPKLKDLVASNRRILLMSNGCYSGAWNNYFKRIFFGDFSIHPKDFRGYPDCNWSRSTYDSSMTRIYNDSTNYFGIFDGAKETGTFTNTNIPQMLSCGVSVFGIDQFNPDFAKLGLWSWGVGEPNNYNNNEHCAQIRSDGRWNDNNCSAGFRFACKDGSGNWTITDDSGIWSNGRNACSSRGWQFSAPLTPYESTKLQEAKSSKGVSDVWVDLTDQYREGYWERGR; encoded by the coding sequence ATGAAGAGAATTTCCATATTTTGGGCCCTAGCGCTACTTCTGGCTGCCGGGAATAGCTTATTTGCAAGCAGAGGCGCCGTTCTGCCGAATCCGATCGACTTGTTTGAAAAATCGCCGGAAGCGAAGGCGATTTCGATCCAAAGACAGATCCAAATCGAAACGAATCTACCGGCTCATAAAGCCCTCTTTTACGGAACGCATAATTCTTATAATAGTAAAGCCTATGCAGGCCCTTTCTTTTCCTATTCTTTTCCGAATCAACAATATTCGATCGGCGATCAACTCCGCCTAGGAGCAAGGTTCATCGAGTTGGACGTGCACTACGTACTGGGTGCTCATTTTGCGAAGGACTTTCTGCTTTGTCATGCCCAGGCCAACGGAATCGGATGTAACGTATTCGATCGGCCCGTCGGAAACGGCTTGGCGGAAATCCAAAACTGGATCAGTCAACCTCAAAATAGAAACGAAGTTTTGGTTTTATATTTCGAGGATTATCTGGATAATCGTGCCGATCAATTTTTAGGAATTGTAAGAAGTTATTTGGATCCGTACCTGCACCAATATAGCAGCGGATCCTGCGGAGAAATACCTTCTCCCGACAATATGCCTAAATTGAAAGACTTGGTAGCTTCCAACCGGAGGATTCTGCTAATGAGCAACGGCTGTTATTCCGGAGCTTGGAATAACTACTTTAAGAGAATTTTCTTCGGCGATTTCAGTATCCATCCTAAGGATTTCCGGGGATATCCGGACTGCAATTGGAGCCGTAGCACCTACGATTCTTCCATGACCAGAATCTATAACGATAGTACGAATTATTTCGGGATTTTCGACGGCGCTAAGGAGACCGGTACATTCACAAATACGAATATTCCTCAGATGCTTTCCTGCGGCGTCAGCGTATTCGGTATCGATCAGTTTAATCCGGATTTTGCGAAGTTAGGACTTTGGTCCTGGGGCGTAGGAGAACCGAATAACTATAATAATAACGAACACTGCGCGCAAATTCGGAGCGACGGTCGTTGGAACGATAATAATTGCAGCGCAGGTTTCCGCTTCGCTTGTAAGGACGGTAGCGGCAACTGGACGATCACCGATGATAGCGGAATTTGGAGCAATGGTCGTAACGCCTGCTCTTCCCGGGGCTGGCAGTTCTCCGCGCCGCTGACTCCTTATGAAAGTACAAAGCTGCAGGAAGCTAAAAGCTCCAAAGGAGTCTCCGATGTTTGGGTCGATCTAACGGACCAATATCGCGAAGGTTACTGGGAAAGAGGTCGATAA